CGCGGCTCCCGAACGTCCCCGCCGACCTCGACCACACCAACGCCGAGTCGCTCGACGACTTCACGTGGAAGGAGCTGATGGACGGCGACGCCTGCACGAAGTGCGGCCGCTGCACCGACGCCTGCCCGGCCGACACGGTCGGCCGGAACCTCGACCCCCGTGACGTGATCCTCGACCTGAAGGCGTACCGCGAGTCGGTGACGGACGACCCGGTGGCGGGGAGCGGCGGCGGCGGGTCGGTCGCGACCGACGGCGGCGTGGCCAGCTCCGCCGCCGCCAGCGACGGCGGCACCGTCCCCATCGTCGCCGACGAGGGCGGCGTGATCGACAGCGAGTCGATGGAGTCCTGCATGTCCTGTATGGCCTGCATGGACGCCTGCCCGGTCGACATCGAGCACCTCACCTCCTTCACCAAGATGAACCGCCAGCTCGTCGACGAGGGCGCCGTGGACTCGAACCTCCAAGACGTGTTCCAGGACGTGATGCAGAAGGGGAACACCTTCGGCGAGTCGCAGTCGGCCCGCGGCGACTGGGCGGACGAGCTCGAGGACGTCGAGGTCCCGGACGCCCGCGAGCGCGAGGTGGAGTACCTCTGGTACGTCGGCGACTACCCGAGCTTCGACGACCGGAACAAGGAGGTCGCCCGCGCGCTCGCCCGCCTGTTCGACGAGGCGGGCGTCGAGTTCGGCATCCTGTTCGACGACGAGAAGAACGACGGCAACGACGTCCGCCGGATCGGCGAGGAGTTCCTCTATCTCGAGCTGGCGGGCCATCACGTCGAGACGTTCGCCGACTGCGAGTTCGAGAAGATCGTCTGCACGGACCCGCACTCGTACAACACCATCAAAAACGAGTACCCCGAGGTCGACTTCGCGGAGTTCGCGGACGACCCGATGATGCCGTTCGACCGCGAGGAGCCGTGGAACCCGGAGGGAGAGATCGACGTGCGCCACTGGACGCAGGTGGTCGAAGAGCTCGTCGACGAGGGCCGGCTCGGGCTGTCGGGCGACGAGCTCGACTACACCGTCACCTACCACGACCCCTGCCACCTCGGCCGGTACAACGACGAGTACGAGGCGCCCCGCGAGCTAATCTCAGCGACCGGCGCCGACCTCCACGAGATGCCGCGCTCGCGCGACGACTCGTTCTGCTGCGGCGGCGGCGGGGGCGGGCTCTGGACCGAGCACGACGAGGCCGTCAAGCCGAGCGAGGAGCGCCTCCGCGAGGCGGTCGAGGACACCGACGCGGGCGGCGCGATAGAGAAGTTCGTCGTCGCCTGCCCGATGTGCACGACGATGTTCGAGGACGGCCGGAAGACGGGCGACTTCGAGGACGACGTGGAGATCGTCGACGTCGCCGAACTCCTGATCGAGGCGGTGGAGGCGGAGTGAGAGGGCGGACCCGGATTCAGGCGCCCCGGCCCGCGTCCCGCGGGGACGACGGCGCTCGGGACTCGACCGCCTCGTCGACCCGGCGCAGCAGCGCCCGCCCCGGAGCCCGGTCGCGCACGGGAGCGTCGCCGAGGTAGTCGATCAGCGCGTCGCGGAGCAGCTCGGTGCCCTCGGGGGCGAGCGCGCGATCGCGCTCGATGCGCCGGATCGGTCGGCGCTGCGCGGGGGGATCGTCGCCGGCGGCGGCCGCGACCGCGCCCGCGTCGAGCAGGGCGGCGTGGGCGATCCACGCCTCTTCGCGGGAGAGCGAGAGGTTCCCGTTCGTCGGAGGGGTCATCGTCCCGGTGTTCGCACGGAGGGTCTTAAAAACACGCCCGCACCCTCGCCGTCGACGCCGACCGCGAGACGAGGGGTCGGTCGAACTATATAGAGTATATATCGCCGGGGAGCGATACTGCTCGGGGCATACCCCTCATAGCATACTACTTAACTGGGACACGTCGATCAGCTGTTGATGGCTTCCAGCCACGACGCAGACACTACGGAGATCACACGGCGGAAATCGCTCGCGGCGCTCGCCGGTGTCGGGGCCCTCGGCCTCGCCGGTTGTACGCAGAGCTCCGGGGACGGTTCCGACGGCGGCTCCGGAGACGGCTCCGACGGCGGAGACGACACGCTCTCCGGGTCGATCAACATCGCCGGGTCCTCGACCGTCTTCCCGCTGATGAGCGCGATCGCGGAGGATTTCGCGGCCGAACACGATCAGGTCTCGGTCGACATCAGCTCGACCGGCTCCGGCGGCGGGTTCTCCAACTACTTCTGCGTCGGCGACACCGATTTCAACAACGCGAGCCGTGAGATCCAGCCCGCGGAGGAGGAGCTGTGCGCGGAGAACGGCGTCGAGTACGTCGAGCTCATCGCGGCGACGGACGCGCTCACGGTCGTCGTCAACCCCGAGGCCGACTGGATCGACTCCCTCACCGTCGAGGAGCTCGCGCAGATCTGGGAGGAGGACCCCGCCCAGACGTGGGACGAGGTCCGCGACGAGTTCCCGAACGAGGAGATCGAGCGGTTCGGCGCCGCCGACACCTCCGGGACGTACGACTACTTCATCGAGACGATCTTAGAGGAGCGCGGCCACACCGGCGACTACCAGGCGACCGAGCAGGACAACTCGATCGCGCAGGGGGTCTCGGGGAGCGAGTACGCGATCGGCTACTTCGGCTTCGCGTACTACTTCCAGAACCCCGACCAGCTCAAGGCGCTCGGGATCGACTCCGGCGAGGGGCCGGTCGAACCGAGCCTCGAGACGGCCGCCTCCGGCGAGTACAGCCCCCTCTCGCGGTCGCTGTACACGTACCCCTCGATCGAGTCGCTCGGTAAGGAGCACGTCGCCGAGTTCGCCCGGTACTTCGTCGAGCAGACGACGAACGAGGAGCTCGTCGCCGGCGACGTCGGATACGTGCCCGCGACCGAGGAGACCCAGGAGGAGCAGATGGAGATCCTCGAAGACGCCATCGAGCAGGCGCAGGGCTGAGTCGGCGCCATGAACCGGTGTATTGATTTACGACAGCGTTCGATACCCGACCGGTTGTGACAGATAGTACCGAGAGCCCCGATCTCCAGCGTCGGAGCGGGCTCAGACGACTGAAGGAGGGAACCTACGGCGGCCTCTTCGCCGCGTGCGCGGCGGTCACCCTGCTCACGACGGTCGCGATCTTCGTGACGCTGCTGTCGGACGCAGTGGTGTTCTTCCAAGAGGTAGCGATCGCCGAGTTCCTGACCGGCACCAACTGGAGCCCGAACCCGGCCGGCGGCGGGCAGGCGTTCGGCATCATCCCCCTGCTGATCGGGACGATCGTCGTGACGGTCACGGCGGCGTTCATCGCGCTCCCCGTGGGGACGCTGACGGCGATCTACCTCAGCGAGTACGCAACGTCGAACGCGCGCTCGATACTGAAGCCGCTCCTCGAGATCCTCGCCGGCATCCCGACGGTCGTGTACGGCTACTTCGCGCTGGTGTACGTCACGCCGGCGCTGAAGGCGACGCTGTTCCCGGAAATGAGCACCTTCAACGCGCTCTCGGCGTCGATCATGGTCGGCATCATGACGATCCCGATGGTGTCGTCGATCTCGGAGGACGCGATGAGCGCGGTCCCCGACGACCTGCGGCAGGCGGGCTACGGGCTCGGCGCGACGAAGTTCGAGGTGTCGACCGGGATCGTGGTCCCCGCCTCGATCTCGGGGATCGCCTCGTCGTACATCCTCGCGGTGTCGCGCGCCATCGGCGAGACGATGATCGTCGTCGTCGCGATGGGCGCGCAGGCGCGGATGCCGGCGGTCCGGGAGGCCGCGTTCGGAATTCCGTTCATCAACCCCGCCGACGTCCTCCTGGACTCCGGGATGACGATCACGGTCGCGATGGTGCAGATCGCCGGCGGCGACCTCACGGGCGGGTCGATCCCGTACGACTCGATGTTCGCGCTCGGACTCACGCTGTTCGTGGTGACGCTCGCAATGAACGTGATCAGTGACATCATCGCGCAACGCTACCGGGAGGAGTACTGATGGCGACGGACAACGCGACCTCGGGCGGGTTCGGCGAGGTGAGTCGGGTCCGAGGGGTCCTCTTCGAGTACCTCTCGCTCGGCGCGAGCGTGATCGGACTCGTCGCGCTCGGCGTGCTGCTCGTGTACGTCACGATCGACGCCTTCGACCTGGCGAACGCCAGCCCGGAGTGGCTGCTGACGTACTTCCTCACCCTCGTCGCTCCGTTCCTCGCGTTCTGCCTGTACAGCGCGAACGACGCGGCGGTGACGCGGCAGTCCCTCGTCGCGCTCGGCGGGGGACTCGTCGCGGTCGCGGTGCCGTTCACCGCGGTCGAGGCGCTCGTCGCGCCGATCCCGCGGCTCAGCTGGCAGCTCGCGTACCTCTTCGTCGTCGCCGTGCCGGTCACCGCGTACCTCGCGTACGTCGGGAGCCGCGGGCGGGTCGGCGCCGTCGGCTTCGGACTGGCGGGCCGGCTCGTCGGCGGGATCGCGATCGGGCTCGCCGTGGGGACGCTGTTCCTCGTGTTCGACGAGCTGGTGTGGTTCCTCGCGTACACGCTAGGGGTCGTCCCGGCG
Above is a window of Halorubrum depositum DNA encoding:
- a CDS encoding heterodisulfide reductase-related iron-sulfur binding cluster, whose amino-acid sequence is MTPLQAATRETFWTIGPVGKAAFYWLAAVAILVFLYGVYARFAAYARGSADPRDRLSDLPSRVVSATRTVLSNENQFDGDAYTGVMHAFVLWGFLTLLVATTILGFDIDVYRPIAGESFWVGDFYLAYQFTVDAFGLLFVVGVGMAMYRRYRERDGRLWGKHTTFEDDAFVWTLFLLGVGGFVVQALGIVGQPARADETVSFIGMAMAAGFRWAGLTPAGAEAIYGVVWWSHSLLAFAFIAWIPYAKPFHMISSFANVVARDEKAGARLPNVPADLDHTNAESLDDFTWKELMDGDACTKCGRCTDACPADTVGRNLDPRDVILDLKAYRESVTDDPVAGSGGGGSVATDGGVASSAAASDGGTVPIVADEGGVIDSESMESCMSCMACMDACPVDIEHLTSFTKMNRQLVDEGAVDSNLQDVFQDVMQKGNTFGESQSARGDWADELEDVEVPDAREREVEYLWYVGDYPSFDDRNKEVARALARLFDEAGVEFGILFDDEKNDGNDVRRIGEEFLYLELAGHHVETFADCEFEKIVCTDPHSYNTIKNEYPEVDFAEFADDPMMPFDREEPWNPEGEIDVRHWTQVVEELVDEGRLGLSGDELDYTVTYHDPCHLGRYNDEYEAPRELISATGADLHEMPRSRDDSFCCGGGGGGLWTEHDEAVKPSEERLREAVEDTDAGGAIEKFVVACPMCTTMFEDGRKTGDFEDDVEIVDVAELLIEAVEAE
- the pstC gene encoding phosphate ABC transporter permease subunit PstC, which produces MTDSTESPDLQRRSGLRRLKEGTYGGLFAACAAVTLLTTVAIFVTLLSDAVVFFQEVAIAEFLTGTNWSPNPAGGGQAFGIIPLLIGTIVVTVTAAFIALPVGTLTAIYLSEYATSNARSILKPLLEILAGIPTVVYGYFALVYVTPALKATLFPEMSTFNALSASIMVGIMTIPMVSSISEDAMSAVPDDLRQAGYGLGATKFEVSTGIVVPASISGIASSYILAVSRAIGETMIVVVAMGAQARMPAVREAAFGIPFINPADVLLDSGMTITVAMVQIAGGDLTGGSIPYDSMFALGLTLFVVTLAMNVISDIIAQRYREEY
- a CDS encoding PstS family phosphate ABC transporter substrate-binding protein, giving the protein MASSHDADTTEITRRKSLAALAGVGALGLAGCTQSSGDGSDGGSGDGSDGGDDTLSGSINIAGSSTVFPLMSAIAEDFAAEHDQVSVDISSTGSGGGFSNYFCVGDTDFNNASREIQPAEEELCAENGVEYVELIAATDALTVVVNPEADWIDSLTVEELAQIWEEDPAQTWDEVRDEFPNEEIERFGAADTSGTYDYFIETILEERGHTGDYQATEQDNSIAQGVSGSEYAIGYFGFAYYFQNPDQLKALGIDSGEGPVEPSLETAASGEYSPLSRSLYTYPSIESLGKEHVAEFARYFVEQTTNEELVAGDVGYVPATEETQEEQMEILEDAIEQAQG
- a CDS encoding DUF7853 family protein; this encodes MTPPTNGNLSLSREEAWIAHAALLDAGAVAAAAGDDPPAQRRPIRRIERDRALAPEGTELLRDALIDYLGDAPVRDRAPGRALLRRVDEAVESRAPSSPRDAGRGA